The DNA sequence GCCCGCTGTCCACCCGCACGTCGGCGAGCAGGAACGACTCGCCGGGGTCGGCTGGTGGCCAGCCAGATCCTCGGCCCCGCCCTGACCCGGTACGTGATCCGGCTGCCCCCGGTGGTCGACCTCGACGCGGACGAGCTGGCCGGGTGGGTCGGCCCGACGATCCAGCGCTACCTGACCCAGCCGTTCCCCGAGGCGATCGAGGGGTGACCGGCCGGCCCCGACCGGAGCCGGCCGGGAACCCTCAGCGAGTCAGGCCGCCGGGCTGGTCGCCCTTGACGACGGGCGCCCGGACCAGGTTGCCCCACTCGGTCCACGAGCCGTCGTAGTTGCGCACCTGCGGGAACCCGAGCAGGTGGTGCAACACGAACCAGGTGTGGCTGGACCGCTCGCCGATCCGGCAGTACGCCACCACGTCGTCGGCCGGGCTCAGCCCGAGCTGGTCGGCGTAGATGGCGCGCAGCTCGTCGGCCGACTTGAAGGTGCCGTCGTCGTTCGCGGCGGACTTCCACGGCTTGCTCACCGCGCCCGGGATGTGCCCGCCGCGCAGCGCGCCCTCCTGCGGGTAGTCCGGCATGTGCAGCATCTCGCCGGTGTACTCACCCGGCGACCGCACGTCGACGAGCGGCCGGCCGGCCGCCACGTGCGCCATGACCTGCTCCCGGTACGCCCGGATCGGCGCGTCGTTGCGCTCCGGCACCGGGTAGGAGGCGCGGGGCCGGCTGACCTTGTCCCGGGTCAGCTCCCGCCCCTCGGCGATCCACTTCTGCCGGCCGCCGTCGAGCAGCCGCACGTCGGCGTGGCCGAACAGGGAGAAGACCCAGAGGGCGTACGCGGCCCACCAGTTGAAGTTGTCGCCGTAGAAGACGACCGTGTCGTCGCGGCCGATGCCCTTGGCCGCGCACAGCTCGGCGAAGCTGGCGGCGTCCAGGTAGTCGCGGGTGACCTGGTCGTTCAGTTCGGTGTGCCAGTCGACCTTGACGGCGCCGGGAAGGTGACCGGTGTCGTAGAGGAGCACGTCCTCGTCCGACTCGACCACCACGAGGCCCTCGTCGCCCAGGTGCTCGGCCAACCACTCCGTGGTGACCAGGCGCTGCGGGTCGGCGTACGACTGGAGGCGGGGATGCGGATCACTCGGCACAGGCATGAGCCCCAAGGTACGCCGGATCGGACGCGCCGGATGTGACACCGGCCCCACCGCAGCGGATCCGGCGGGTCGTATTCGGCAGTTGCGAACGCCCCGACCGCAGAGGACCGCGATGACCCACGGCAACAGACCGGGCCGGGTGGCCGACGAATCGTCAGGCGCGGCGGTGCACCAGCCGCCCGGCGACCACGGTGGCCCGGCAGGAGCCGTCCGCGTCGAACACGGCGAGGTCGGCCCGGTCACCGACCACCAGCGTCGGGGGCCGGGCGGCGGGCAGCACCGCCACCCCGTTACGGGCTGCGGCGGCGCGCAGCGCCGGATCGGTGACGTGGGCGTCGAGCACCGCGGCGACACCGAGCCGGAACAGCGCGTACACCCGCTCACGCGGCGTGGGCGCGGGCGGCAGCGGGCCGTCGTGCACCCGCGCCGGCCCGAGCATGCCGGCCCACCGCCGCACCCGCACCTCGGGGTACGCGGCGGTCAGCTCACCCAGCGGCGCGACCGCCTCGACCCGGTCGCCGCCCACCAGGACCGCCAGCCCGGCGCGGGGCTCGTCGTCGACGGTGAGCCGCAGCAGGTCCGCGGCGTGGACGGTGCGCACCGCTCAGCCGGCGTCGACCGGGCCGAGCACGGGCCGCTTGGCGGTGACGAAGTCCCCGGAGGAGCGGCCGGTCAGCCGACGTTTGATCCACGGCGCCAGGTGCCGGCCGGCCCAGCGCAGGTCGGCGCCGCGGGCGGCGAGCCACGGGGTGGGCGCCGGATGCGGCGGCACCATCAGCCACTCCTCCTCGCAGCCCACCCCGAGCGCGGTGAGCACCTGCGCGGCGACCCGCCGGTGCCCGGTCGCCGACAGGTGCAGCCGGTCGGTGCTCCAGAGCATCGGGTTGAGGTACGCCTCGTCGGCGTAGAGGTCGACCAGGATCGCGCCGTGTCGCTCGGCGACCTCACCGACGGCCCGGTTGAGCAGCGTCACCCGAGGCGCCACCAGCCGCTGGCCGGGCAGCCGGGCCATCACGTCGGCGAACCGGAACAGCACCACGTCGCTGCCGCCGGCCCGCAGTCGCCCGATCACCGCGTCGAAGCGCGGGACGAAGACGTCCGGGTCGAAGCTGCGGCGCAGCACGTCGTTGCCGCCGGCCGCGAAGCTGATCAGGTCGGGCTTCATGGCCAGCGCGGCCGGCACCTGCTCGGCCACGACGTTCGGGAACAGCCGCCCCCGGATGGCCAGGTTGGCGTAGCGGAAGTCGGGGCCGGCCTCGGCGGCGAGCCGGGTGGCGACCAGATCGGCCCAGCCCCGGTAGCTGCCGTCCGGATACGCGTCGTCCATGCCCTCGGTGAAGCTGTCGCCCACCGCCACGAAGCTGCGCCAGCGCACGGCGCCTCCCTCCGACGTCCCCCGCAGAAGCGTCGTCCAGTCTGTCACCGCCCGGTGCGCTCCCGCTCGCCCCCCGGGGTCGGACGTGGTGGACGTCTCGACGCCGGGCGGTCCACCGGGTGGACCGCCCGGCGTCGTGATCAACTCACCGGCAGGTACGCCAGCAGCGCCCGGTTGCGGGTCGGTGCCGGCTCGGTCACCACGCCAAGCGGCGCGAACGTGCTGTCGAGGACCGTGATGCCGGTTCCCCGCCGCAGCAGCACGGTGCCGTCGGCGCTGAACAGGACGCTGCGCACCTCGCCCGTGCCGGGCAGGTCGACGACCTTGCCGGTGATGGTGTCGACCACCGCGAAGCTGCCGTCCCGGCGGGACGGATCGGTGCCGATCCAGCCCACCGCCACGTACCGGCCGTCCATGGAGACGCTGCGCGCCTCCCAGCCGCCCCACTTGTCGGCCTCCTGCTTCGGCGGCGTGTAGGTGTACTGCCGCGTCCGGGTGCCGTCCGTGACGTACGGCTTGCCGTCCGCCACCGCGGCCAGCCAGGTGCCGTCGGCGGACCAGCAGCGATCCGTCTCCTGGCCAGGATCGCCGGGCACCGGCTGGCGAGCCGGCACGTCCAGCAGCACGGACTGGCCGTTCTTCTTCTGTGCCATCAGCAGGTAGCTGCCCTGCCAGCGCAGCGGCCGGCTGCCGAGGCAGCTGATTCCCTCGGCCAGCGTCCTCACCCCCTGCTTTTCGACGGTGGCGATCAGCAGGACACCACTCATGTTGTTGTCGGTGCTGTCCTGCACCCATACCGCCTGCCTGCCGTCCGGCGAGACGCTGAGGGTGTTGGCCTCGCAGCCGCTGCCGGAGTGGACGACCTCGTGGACCACCTGGTCCTGCGTGCCTCGGACCGCGTGGATCCGGGACCGGGTGGGCGTCTGCTCCAGGTAGTAACGGGTGCCGGTCAACGCCGACCGGGGCTGGCCGGCGCTCGGGCTCGGGTCCTTCGACGGCGCGCGGGTCGGCTCGACCGGCGGCGTCGGGGTGGGCTCGACCGGCGGCGGGGTGCTGGTCACCGACGGGACGGCCGGCGCGGGCGCCGAACCGTCCGGCCGGATCGCGAGCGCGGTTCCGGTCGCGGCGGCCAGCACCAGCAGCGCGGCGGCGGAGGTGGCGACGGCCCGCCGGATGCCGAGCCGGCGGGAGGTACGCAGGGCCCGGTCCCGCAGGTCGACCGGGGTGACCTCGTCGGCCAGGTCGGCCAGGTCGAAGCGCAGGCGATCCTGGTTCATCGGACGGTTCCTTCCGTGGCGTACAGGTCGGCGAGTTCCGGGGCGACGGTGCGCAGCTTGGCGAGCGCCTTCGAGGTCTGACTCTTGACCGTGCCGACGGTGACGCCGAGCAGGTCTGCGGCCTCCGTCTCGGTGCGGTCCTCGAAGAACCGCAGCACCAGCACGGCCCGCTGTTTCGTGGACAGCCGGGCCAGCGCAGCCCGGAGCGTGAGCCGCAGCGTGGTCTGCTGGGCGTGGTCGGGGGCCGAGTCGCCTCCGCGTGGCTCGGGCAGGTCGCCCGACATCGACTCGGCCACCCGGCGACGTCGCCACCAGGAGACCTGGAGGTGGTACATGATCTTTCGGGTGTACGCCTCCGCGTTGCCGCTGTCGTGCAGCCGGCTCCAGGAGCGGTGGGTACGGGCGAGGGCGGACTGGACGAGATCCTCGGCCAGGTGCTGGTCACCGGTGAGCAGGTAGGCCGAGCGCAGGAGCGCCGGTGTGCGGGTGCGCACGAACGAGTCGAACTCACTCAGGAGAGGGTCCACACGAGCCGATCCTTCGGGTCAGTGGTGCGTCGGTCTGATGCCTTCCCAGACGTCGCCTCGCCGCTCGATGGTTGCCGCCGCCGGCTGGTCGGTCCCGGCAATTCAGTCCGCGAACACCGACCAGCAGATGTCGTTGCGCAGCCGCTGGTCGTCGAGGACCAGCTCACGGATCGCCGCCGGGAGCTGGTCGCGCTGCCACCGGCACTCGCGCCGGCCCGCCGCGTCGGCCTCCCCCTGCGGCGCGGCGGCGCGCACCGCCTTGATGGCGTACGCGGCGGCGCCGAGTTCGTGCGCGGCGACGTGGGCGACGGCTCCGGCCTGGCCGGCCGCGTACGCGGCGTGCCGGGCGGCTCCCCGCAGGTCCCGGGCCGCCCCCATGGCGTGGCCGCCGGCCGCGCGGGACACCATCATGGTGACCTCGCCGCGCACCCAGGCCCGGATGTGTTCGATCGCCTGGCGAGGTCGCGGATCGTCGGGTCGGACCGACTCGAACAGACCGAGGACGTGTTCCGCGCAGTCGGCGGCCCAGAGCGCGAGCAGCCGGTGGTCGTCGTCGGTGAGCGTGCCGCCCCGGCGGATCGTCACGAAGCGGGGGTCCCGGACCGTCGGCAGGATCACGGCGTGTGCTCCGCTCCGGTCGCGCGCAGGGCGTCGTCCAGCGTGCTCATCAGCCGGGCGACGCGGCTGCTGCCGCCGGTCGCCGGCGGGTATCGGCGGAGCACGTCGACGAGCACCGGCGTGGCCCACCGCCGTGAGCGGTCCAGCAGCGCGTCGCCGACCGTCGGGTCACCGCCGGCCGCCAACTCCCCGACCCGCGCCGCGCTCGCCGCGGCCCGCAGGATGTGGCCGACCTGGCTGGCCTGCGCGAGCGGATGCAGATACGCCGCGGCGGCGGCATCACCGGCGGACCGCGCGGCCAGTCGCGCGGCCTCGGTGGGCGCGGACCGGGCGGCCCGGTGGGCGTCCATGGACGTCACGCGTTGCCGTCGCGTCCGGTCGGCGCCGTCGACGAACGCGCGGGCCGCGTCGATCGCCGCCCGGGGACGCGGATCGTCGGGTACGGCCTGCTCGAAGACCGGCAGGACGTCCTCGGCGTGCCGGACCACGTAGTGCGCCACGACACGCAGCTCGTCCATGGTCAGGTCGAAGTCTCCGGACACGACATTCCTGCGGGCGGTCACGTCGGTGGATCGTAGGTGGCGGGCGACCTGGTCGGGGTGGTCGGGGTGCGGGACAGCAAGGACCCGACCGGTCCCGTGCTCACCTTCACCGCCGACGCGTGGCGTGCCTTCGTCCGGGATGGTGCCGGCCGCGACCCGTTCACGCCATCAAGTTCGTAGGCCCACTCGGCCACCGTCGCCGGCGGAAGCAGCGACGACGTGGCCGGGGTGTCGAGGCCGATCAGCACCGCGTGCTCGCGTACCCGGAAGGCGTGCCTCAGAGGTAGAGGCAGAACGGGTGACCGGCCGGGTCGAGGTGCACCCGCACGTCGTCCTGGGGCTGGTGGTCGGCCACCGTGGCCCCGAGCGACACCGCGTACGCCGAGGCCGTGTCGAGGTCGTCGACCTTGATGTCGAGGTGGAGCATCATCGGCGGGTCGCCCGGGCCGGCCGGCCACACCGGACGCACGTACGCCGGCTCGTCCTGGAACGCCAGCGTGGCGCCGCCGTCCGGTGGGGCCAGCACGACCCACTCCGGCTCGTCCTCGCGTCGTGGCCAGCCGAGCAGCCGCTCGTAGAAGCCGGCGAGTTCCTGTGCGGACGGCGCGTCGAGCACGGTGGACGTCAACGAGAAACGGGGTCGCTCACTCATACCGACTCTCCTACCCCGTCGACCCGGAAACGGATCGCCCGGCCGTGGTCGAGGCGGTCGTCGAGCGCCTGCGCGACGAACTGGGCACGACGCGCCGCGACCGGGTGTAGCGATCGTGCCACCGGGTACCGCAATCGGATCGACCGAGGCGTTTCGGAGGCTCTCATGTACCGCGTCAGTGACGTGATGACCAAGCAGGTTGTCTATCTTCCCGCAGAGACCCCGCTCGACGAGGCGGCCCGGGTGATGAAGGAGTCGGACATCGGCGACGTGGTGGTGACCGACGGCGCCACGCTCGCCGGCATGTTGACCGACCGCGACATCGTGGTGCGGGCCGTGGCCGAGCGCGCCGACCCGGGCACCACCACGATCGGGTCGATCATCACGCGCGAGGTCGTCATGATCGAGCAGCACTGCACGGCGAACGAGGCGGCCTCGCTGATGCGCGAGCGCAACATCCGGCGGGTGCTGGTCTGCGACAGCGACCGGAAGCTGGTCGGCATCGTCTCCCTCGGCGACCTGGCCATGCAGCTCGACCCCCAGTCGGCGCTCGGCGACATCAGCGAGGCCGCCCCGAACGCGTGAGAGGCGGCGGCGGATAGCCTCGACCCATGCCCGAGATGCCGACCAAGCTGGCCGAGATCGTCGACGAGTTCGCCGCCGCCCCGCGCGACGTCGTGCTGGAGATGATGCTGGAGTTCGCCGACGTGATCCCGCCCCTGCCGGAGGGAGTCGACCGGGAGGAACTGGAGCAGGTCCCCGAGTGTCAGACCGCGTTCTTCCTGCGCGCCGAGGTGAACCCGGACCGGACGGTGACCACGGTCTTCGACTGTCCGCCGGAGGCGCCGACCACCCGGGCGTTCGCCGGCATCCTCGCCGAAGGGCTGGCCGGGGCGAGCGCCGAGCAGGTGCTGGCCGTGCCGGACGACCTCTACCAACGGATGGGCCTGGCCCAGGCGATCAGCCCGCTCCGGGTGCGCGGCGGCACGGCCATCCTGGCCCGGCTGAAGCGGCAGGTCCGGGAACAGATCGCCTGACCGGCGGGTTGTCGCTGGTCATGGAGATCGAGATCTACGCCGACGTCGTCTGCCCCTGGTGCTGGATCGGCAAGCGCCGGCTCGAACAGGCCCTCGACTCGTACGACGGCGAGGTGACCGTCCGGTACCGACCGTTCCAGCTCGACCCGACGCCGGTGACCGAGCCGAAGCCGCTGTTGGACGCGCTGGGCGGCAAGTTCGGTGGGCGGGACAAGGCCGAGGGCATGGCCGCCCACGTCTCCGGTGTCGCCGCGGGCGCGGGGCTCGACCTGCGGTTCGACCGCGCGGTGGCGGCGAACACGTTCGACGCGCACCGGCTGGTGCGGTTCGCCACCGAGCACGGCCGGGCCGCCGAGACGGTCGAGCGGCTCTACCGGGCGCACTTCTTCGACGGCCTCGACGTCGGCTCGATCGACGTGCTGGTCACGCTCGCCGGTGAGGCCGGGCTGGACGAGAACGAGGCACGCCGCTACCTGACGTCGAACCTCGGTCGCCGCGAGGTGGCCGCCGACCTGAGCGCCGCGCACCAGCTCGGCGTCTCCAGCGTGCCGACGTTCGTGCTGGCCGGGAAGTACGCGGTCACCGGCGCCCAGGAGCCGGAGACACTGCTCGCCGCGCTGCGTGAGGTCGAGCAGCGCGAGGCGGCCGGGTGATGTTTCACGTGGAACAAGATCGATGCGAGTGAGCGGCTAGGCCGGTCGGGCCAGTCCGTCCACCACCTGCGCCCCGGGCAGCGCGCCGAGCGCCGGCCCGGGCAGGGCGATCTTGCTGTGCCGTACGCCCGAGCCGATGATCACGTGCGGCGCGGCGATCACCCGTGCGTCGACCAGGATCGGCCACTCCTCGGGCAGCCCGATCGGCGTGATCCCGCCGTACTTCATCCCGGTCAGCTCCACCGCCTCGGCCATCGGCGCGAAGCTCGCCTTGCGCACGTCGAGCAGCTTACGGACCACGCCGTTCACGTCGGCCCGGGTGGTGGCGAGCACGACGCAGGCCGCGTACCGGGTCTCGCCGCCACGCTTGCCGGCGACCACCACACAGTTGGCCGACTCCGTCAACTCCACCTCGTACGCCGCGCAGAAGGCCGCGGTGTCGGCCAGCTCGGCGTCGATCGGGGCGACCAGCACCTCGTCCACGCTCACCGGCGCCTCGTCCGGCCACTGCTCCACCGCCGCGGCGACCGGCGGAGCCAGCAGGTCCAGCCGGAGCCGGGCCGGCTCGGTCTTCAGCGTCCCCATCACGGGTGCGATCCTCGCACCTGCGACCGGGATCCGCTCGACAGGGCGGGGCGGCCCCGGCCTCACACCTCGGTGAGCTGGCGGCGTTGCAGCGGTTCGGGGCGGTTCGCCTCGGCGTCCTGGATGCCGTGCCGGACACCGACCCGGATCACGCCGTAGAGGAAGACGAAGCCGAAGACGTAGAGCACCACGGTGGCGACGAAGACCAGCATGGCATCACGGTAGGTCGACGGCGGACGCGATCCCTTCTCGTCTTCGCCCGGTTCCCCCGAACGTGTCGCGCGGCCCGATGCCCCCGACCGACGGCCCACCCACCCGGGCGTGTCGCCCGCGCGGGAGACGACCGCTCCGAGCGATATACCAAGGAGGCATAATTATGCCGGAGAGGTATATCGCTGCCGAGCGACACCTTCCGGCGCGAACATCACGCAGCGTGCACACGCCGGCCGCGAACCCGGTCAGCGCGCCGTCACCCGGCCGGCGAGCAGCAGGCCGAGCAGGCCACAGCCGGCGGCGACGGCGAGCGTAACCGCGTAGCTGGCCGGGCCGGGTGACGAGCCGGTGGCCAGCACCGCCCCGGTCAGCGCCAGCACGGTGGCCGCCGCCAGCGAGTCGCCCAGTTGCAGCGCCGAGGAGTTCCGGCCCTGTTCGGCCGGGGCGGACAGCTCCAGCGTGAGCACCGACAGCGAGGGATAGAGCAGTCCCATGCCGAGGCCGGCGACCGCCCAGGCGGCCACCGCGAGCGACACCGGAAGTCCCGGCAGCAGCGCCGACGCGACACCCGCCGTACCGACCGCGATGCAGGCCAGCCCGGCCCGGGGCAGGCTGGCGGCGGATCGGGGCGCGGTGATGCGGCCCTGGACCCACGAGCCCACCGACCAGGAGAGCGCCCCGACGGTGAGCACCAACCCGGCACCCGTGGGCGTGAACCCGCGTTCCCGGGAGAGCATCAGCGGGATCACCACCTCCGCGCCGACGAACGCCGCCGACGCCAGCCCGCGCAGGCCGATCACCGTCGGCAGCCCGCGCGCCGCCCGCAGGAACCCGGGCGGCAGCAACCGGGGTACGCAGGTGAGCAACCCGGCCAGCGCCACGCCGATCAGGGCGACGGCGTACGCGCCGCGCTGCTGCCCCCCGTAGTGCAGCAGCGCGGCGCTCGCCCCGGCGCCGCAGGCCCAGCCCACCCGGGCCAACGCGCCGGCCGGCGGCCCGGTCGGCACGGTGCCGGCGAGCGTGCGCAGGCCCGGCTGGATCAGCAGCACCGCCGGCACCGCGACCGCCGGCACCGCGAGGAACACCCAGCGCCAGCCCAGGTGCTCCACGATCAGGCCGGCCAACGCCGGACCGACGAGCGAGGGCACCACCCAGGCCGCCGCGAAGGCGGCGAACATCCGCCGCCGCAGCCGTTCCGGGTACGCATGCCCGACGATCACGTAGAGCGCCACGGAGAGCAGGCCGGAGCCGAAACCCTGCACCACCCGCCCGACGACCAGCGTGCCCATGCTGGTGGCCGCGCCCGCCACCGCCAGCCCGGTGACGAACCAGGCGACCCCGTGCCACATCGCCGGCCGGGGCCCACGCGCGTCGCACCAGATGCCGGAGACCACCATCGCCACCACGCCGGAGGCGAACGGGCCGCCGAAGGCCAACGCGTACAGGCCGAGCCCGTGCAGGTGACGCGCCACCGTGGGCATGGCGGTGCCGACCGCGAGCGCCTCGAACGCCAGCAGCGACACCAGGGCGACGCTGCCCACAGTCATCGCCCGCAGGCGTGGCGACCAGAGGTCCCGGTCCTCCGCTGCGGCGGTGGTGGCGGCGATCGTCATGCACCCAGCCTGTGACCTCAACCGCGGTTGAGGTCAACTGTGGGCCCCGTCTCGTCAGGCGGTCTCCAGCGCCTCACCCACGCCCTTCACCAGTCCCGAGAAATGCTGGTCGGCCAGGACGTGCCCGGCGGTGATCACCAGGGCCAACGGCCACTCGATGACCTGCAACGCGGTGAGCACCCCGATGCCGGCGTAGTAGGCCAGCTTGTCCGGCGGGGGCACCGCCACCTCACCCAGGAACGGAACGTCCACCCGACGGCTGTACGCCCGAACCATCTCCCGCGATCCGCTCAGATGTCGTGTCAGCGTGCTCATCCCAGCCTCCCCGGTTGCGACGACGGCATCGACCCGACCGGCATTCCACCGCCCCGGGCATCCATGCCCCGGCAGTCGGGAAACTTCCCCCTCCCAAAGGGCATAACGGACGCGCCGCCGGGAAGTCGGGCCGCCGGGACGAGTCCGGGAGGCGAGATGGCGTACGGCTTCGCCGGTCTCCTGCTGTCGCCGGCCGCCGTACCGGACGCGGTCGCGCGGGTCGCCCGTACCGTCGGTTCGGTCCTGCCCGGCGCCGCCGTGCCGACCGGGGTGACCGAGGCGGCGGGCGCGGTCGGCACGGCCGCCACCCGGCTGGCCCGGGTGGCCGGCCTGACCCGCCGACGGGTGTGGTCACGCGACGGCCGGCACCACATCGAGGTGCACGGTGTCTGTCAGGACGGCGGGGACCGGCTGGCCCGGCAGGTCGAGACGGCGCTGGAGGCGGTGCCGGGCGTGACCTGGGCCCGGGTGAACGCGCCGTCCGGCCGGGTGGTGGTGGCGACCCGGGAGCCGGCGCCGAAGCTGCGGGACCTGATCGACACCGTGGCGCGCGCCGAGCGTGCCTGCCCGTACGAGCCGGACCCGGAGATCCCGCCGCCGCATCCGCCAGAGGAGGGGCCGCGCACCCCTCGTACGCTCGGCGCGCTGGCCTCCGACGCGCTCGGTCTGACCATCTCCGC is a window from the Micromonospora sp. DSM 45708 genome containing:
- a CDS encoding TetR/AcrR family transcriptional regulator, translating into MASQILGPALTRYVIRLPPVVDLDADELAGWVGPTIQRYLTQPFPEAIEG
- a CDS encoding VOC family protein translates to MSERPRFSLTSTVLDAPSAQELAGFYERLLGWPRREDEPEWVVLAPPDGGATLAFQDEPAYVRPVWPAGPGDPPMMLHLDIKVDDLDTASAYAVSLGATVADHQPQDDVRVHLDPAGHPFCLYL
- a CDS encoding putative immunity protein, with amino-acid sequence MTARRNVVSGDFDLTMDELRVVAHYVVRHAEDVLPVFEQAVPDDPRPRAAIDAARAFVDGADRTRRQRVTSMDAHRAARSAPTEAARLAARSAGDAAAAAYLHPLAQASQVGHILRAAASAARVGELAAGGDPTVGDALLDRSRRWATPVLVDVLRRYPPATGGSSRVARLMSTLDDALRATGAEHTP
- a CDS encoding DsbA family oxidoreductase; the protein is MEIEIYADVVCPWCWIGKRRLEQALDSYDGEVTVRYRPFQLDPTPVTEPKPLLDALGGKFGGRDKAEGMAAHVSGVAAGAGLDLRFDRAVAANTFDAHRLVRFATEHGRAAETVERLYRAHFFDGLDVGSIDVLVTLAGEAGLDENEARRYLTSNLGRREVAADLSAAHQLGVSSVPTFVLAGKYAVTGAQEPETLLAALREVEQREAAG
- a CDS encoding YbaK/EbsC family protein, producing MGTLKTEPARLRLDLLAPPVAAAVEQWPDEAPVSVDEVLVAPIDAELADTAAFCAAYEVELTESANCVVVAGKRGGETRYAACVVLATTRADVNGVVRKLLDVRKASFAPMAEAVELTGMKYGGITPIGLPEEWPILVDARVIAAPHVIIGSGVRHSKIALPGPALGALPGAQVVDGLARPA
- a CDS encoding MFS transporter, yielding MTIAATTAAAEDRDLWSPRLRAMTVGSVALVSLLAFEALAVGTAMPTVARHLHGLGLYALAFGGPFASGVVAMVVSGIWCDARGPRPAMWHGVAWFVTGLAVAGAATSMGTLVVGRVVQGFGSGLLSVALYVIVGHAYPERLRRRMFAAFAAAWVVPSLVGPALAGLIVEHLGWRWVFLAVPAVAVPAVLLIQPGLRTLAGTVPTGPPAGALARVGWACGAGASAALLHYGGQQRGAYAVALIGVALAGLLTCVPRLLPPGFLRAARGLPTVIGLRGLASAAFVGAEVVIPLMLSRERGFTPTGAGLVLTVGALSWSVGSWVQGRITAPRSAASLPRAGLACIAVGTAGVASALLPGLPVSLAVAAWAVAGLGMGLLYPSLSVLTLELSAPAEQGRNSSALQLGDSLAAATVLALTGAVLATGSSPGPASYAVTLAVAAGCGLLGLLLAGRVTAR
- a CDS encoding putative immunity protein yields the protein MILPTVRDPRFVTIRRGGTLTDDDHRLLALWAADCAEHVLGLFESVRPDDPRPRQAIEHIRAWVRGEVTMMVSRAAGGHAMGAARDLRGAARHAAYAAGQAGAVAHVAAHELGAAAYAIKAVRAAAPQGEADAAGRRECRWQRDQLPAAIRELVLDDQRLRNDICWSVFAD
- a CDS encoding CBS domain-containing protein encodes the protein MYRVSDVMTKQVVYLPAETPLDEAARVMKESDIGDVVVTDGATLAGMLTDRDIVVRAVAERADPGTTTIGSIITREVVMIEQHCTANEAASLMRERNIRRVLVCDSDRKLVGIVSLGDLAMQLDPQSALGDISEAAPNA
- a CDS encoding SigE family RNA polymerase sigma factor; amino-acid sequence: MDPLLSEFDSFVRTRTPALLRSAYLLTGDQHLAEDLVQSALARTHRSWSRLHDSGNAEAYTRKIMYHLQVSWWRRRRVAESMSGDLPEPRGGDSAPDHAQQTTLRLTLRAALARLSTKQRAVLVLRFFEDRTETEAADLLGVTVGTVKSQTSKALAKLRTVAPELADLYATEGTVR
- a CDS encoding SGNH/GDSL hydrolase family protein, encoding MDDAYPDGSYRGWADLVATRLAAEAGPDFRYANLAIRGRLFPNVVAEQVPAALAMKPDLISFAAGGNDVLRRSFDPDVFVPRFDAVIGRLRAGGSDVVLFRFADVMARLPGQRLVAPRVTLLNRAVGEVAERHGAILVDLYADEAYLNPMLWSTDRLHLSATGHRRVAAQVLTALGVGCEEEWLMVPPHPAPTPWLAARGADLRWAGRHLAPWIKRRLTGRSSGDFVTAKRPVLGPVDAG
- a CDS encoding sulfurtransferase; the encoded protein is MPVPSDPHPRLQSYADPQRLVTTEWLAEHLGDEGLVVVESDEDVLLYDTGHLPGAVKVDWHTELNDQVTRDYLDAASFAELCAAKGIGRDDTVVFYGDNFNWWAAYALWVFSLFGHADVRLLDGGRQKWIAEGRELTRDKVSRPRASYPVPERNDAPIRAYREQVMAHVAAGRPLVDVRSPGEYTGEMLHMPDYPQEGALRGGHIPGAVSKPWKSAANDDGTFKSADELRAIYADQLGLSPADDVVAYCRIGERSSHTWFVLHHLLGFPQVRNYDGSWTEWGNLVRAPVVKGDQPGGLTR
- a CDS encoding SufE family protein, which gives rise to MPEMPTKLAEIVDEFAAAPRDVVLEMMLEFADVIPPLPEGVDREELEQVPECQTAFFLRAEVNPDRTVTTVFDCPPEAPTTRAFAGILAEGLAGASAEQVLAVPDDLYQRMGLAQAISPLRVRGGTAILARLKRQVREQIA